One Candidatus Methylomirabilota bacterium genomic region harbors:
- a CDS encoding ATP-binding cassette domain-containing protein → MRFLSTIVRMYPRRSALTLISLLFASIAEGVGFLMLLPMLSAATGEKTQGTGSQLFGTQQVLTQSLSAAGLTPSVGTLLIVIVLCVAVKGAFTLLAKTQVGYTVTHVATDLRLSLLHALLAARWEYYVRQPVGSFANAVGTEAMRASMAYYEGAKGVTLFIEAIVYAAVAFVVAGKATLAFLVPGIAILYGLNRLIRMAHRAGTRQTQLLKSLLACLTDSLQSIKPLKAMAREELIGPSLKSDTKRLDRAYQWEVLSSEALSSSQDVLLAIIIAVGFYVALGRWQMPFSIVMIMTFLFANLLTCLAKIQRQYQRMRTLESAFWSLQAAIDGANRDRETAPGGLPPHLEKAICLDKVSFGYGKHRILWNASLTVPVGSFTAIMGPSGAGKTTIADLFTGLLRPQQGHVWIDNLSLDTVDLRQWRRMIGYVPQETFLFHDTVLRNVTLGDPELSEADAEAALRAAGAWDFVMARPSGIYSSVGERGSTLSGGQRQRIAIARALAHRPKLLILDEVTSALDPETEAEICQTLRGLLDRLTILAISHQPAVVESADRVYRIRHGEIALVTSDHDSGLIPMTPEGQSVKGPILTG, encoded by the coding sequence ATGCGGTTTTTAAGCACCATCGTCCGGATGTATCCGCGACGGAGCGCACTCACCCTCATTTCCCTGCTGTTCGCCAGCATTGCGGAGGGGGTCGGGTTCCTCATGCTGCTTCCGATGCTCAGCGCGGCAACCGGCGAGAAGACCCAGGGCACCGGTTCTCAGCTATTCGGAACGCAGCAGGTCCTGACGCAATCGCTCTCAGCCGCGGGGCTGACGCCAAGTGTCGGCACGCTGCTGATTGTCATCGTCCTCTGTGTGGCGGTCAAAGGGGCATTTACCCTGTTGGCCAAAACCCAGGTTGGCTACACGGTCACGCATGTCGCCACTGATCTACGACTCTCCCTACTCCATGCCCTCCTGGCCGCTCGGTGGGAGTATTATGTACGCCAACCTGTCGGAAGCTTCGCCAATGCGGTGGGCACTGAAGCGATGCGGGCTTCAATGGCATACTATGAGGGTGCCAAGGGCGTGACTCTGTTTATCGAGGCCATAGTGTATGCGGCTGTGGCCTTCGTTGTCGCGGGGAAGGCGACCTTGGCATTTTTGGTTCCAGGGATCGCTATCCTCTACGGACTCAACCGTCTCATCCGTATGGCGCATCGAGCCGGAACCCGCCAGACCCAACTATTAAAATCCCTTCTCGCCTGTTTAACCGATAGCCTTCAATCCATCAAACCGCTCAAAGCCATGGCGAGGGAAGAGTTGATCGGTCCCTCCCTTAAATCCGACACCAAGCGATTAGACCGGGCATACCAGTGGGAAGTGCTCAGCTCGGAGGCGCTCAGTTCCTCCCAAGATGTCCTGTTGGCCATCATCATCGCTGTCGGGTTCTATGTGGCCCTTGGCCGGTGGCAGATGCCGTTCAGTATCGTGATGATTATGACCTTTCTTTTCGCTAATTTACTGACCTGTCTTGCCAAGATACAGCGGCAATACCAGAGAATGCGGACCCTGGAAAGCGCCTTCTGGTCGTTGCAAGCGGCTATTGACGGCGCGAACCGTGACCGTGAAACAGCGCCGGGAGGTCTTCCCCCTCACCTCGAAAAGGCCATTTGCCTGGACAAGGTCAGCTTTGGATATGGAAAACATCGTATATTGTGGAATGCGTCGCTGACTGTTCCGGTGGGATCATTCACTGCCATCATGGGGCCATCGGGGGCGGGGAAAACAACGATAGCAGATCTGTTTACTGGTCTGTTGCGTCCGCAGCAAGGCCATGTCTGGATCGACAACCTGTCGCTGGACACCGTTGACCTGAGGCAGTGGCGGCGGATGATCGGATATGTGCCACAAGAGACCTTCCTATTTCACGACACAGTGTTGCGAAACGTCACGCTTGGCGATCCGGAGCTGAGCGAGGCTGATGCCGAAGCTGCACTGCGTGCTGCAGGGGCTTGGGACTTTGTGATGGCACGGCCCTCCGGGATCTACAGCTCGGTCGGGGAGCGCGGCTCGACACTGTCAGGAGGCCAGCGCCAACGCATCGCTATCGCCAGAGCGCTGGCGCATCGGCCCAAACTGCTGATCCTGGACGAAGTGACCAGTGCGCTCGATCCGGAGACCGAGGCTGAGATATGCCAAACGCTACGCGGCCTGCTGGATCGGCTGACGATTTTGGCCATCTCGCATCAGCCTGCCGTGGTGGAGTCTGCCGACCGGGTCTACCGGATACGACACGGCGAGATTGCTTTGGTCACAAGCGACCATGATTCGGGTCTCATCCCAATGACGCCAGAGGGGCAATCAGTGAAGGGACCGATCTTGACAGGATAG
- a CDS encoding fatty acid desaturase has product MYGFEKGASSIAMQGSDSSIVPRQGLRPFSRPEAKRLVHDLLAPKPALYWIDFLITVSIGYGCAALYILAPAFSPTQIIAFLLAGPALFRGGIFIHEIIHREEDSMAGFRIVWNLIVGTPLLMHSLLYRNHLDHHHPRKFGTPADGEYLPLGSAPIRETLLYLAQVPVLPPLTVFRFLVLVPLSFLHPRLRRWVMERWSSYIINPYYRRVIPSTEPQGAWMAWDLLGFLWVVGVLALLFTGLITWTTIGLVYCLVIWTIGLNWVRNLVAHRYVNAGSRMTYEEQVEDSLTIGECSLLTLILFPVGLRYHTLHHAFPLMPYHSMGEAHRRLMEGLPEDSVYRSTIVPGYCAAIRELLRSEKLAGEAGHNPMQVWRHPETATYAQ; this is encoded by the coding sequence TTGTACGGTTTTGAAAAAGGGGCGTCTTCTATTGCCATGCAGGGATCGGACTCGTCGATCGTCCCAAGGCAGGGTCTGCGACCCTTTTCGCGCCCAGAGGCGAAGAGACTCGTTCACGATCTACTCGCACCCAAGCCCGCGCTCTACTGGATCGACTTTCTAATTACGGTTTCCATCGGATACGGTTGTGCCGCTTTGTACATACTGGCCCCGGCTTTTTCACCAACGCAGATCATCGCATTCCTGCTAGCCGGCCCTGCTTTATTCAGGGGCGGGATCTTCATCCATGAGATTATCCATAGGGAGGAAGACTCCATGGCGGGATTTCGTATCGTTTGGAATCTTATTGTCGGAACGCCTCTGCTCATGCATTCACTCCTGTATAGGAACCATCTTGACCATCACCACCCGCGCAAGTTCGGAACCCCGGCTGATGGAGAGTATCTGCCGTTGGGCTCGGCTCCTATTCGAGAAACTCTGCTGTATCTTGCACAAGTCCCCGTCCTGCCGCCCTTGACCGTCTTCCGCTTTCTCGTCTTAGTACCGCTGTCATTTCTCCATCCTCGATTACGGCGATGGGTAATGGAACGCTGGTCTTCTTATATCATCAACCCGTACTATCGGCGTGTCATTCCATCAACTGAACCTCAGGGGGCCTGGATGGCGTGGGACCTGCTCGGCTTTCTGTGGGTCGTCGGTGTTCTTGCGTTGCTGTTTACCGGATTGATCACGTGGACAACGATCGGACTCGTTTATTGTCTGGTAATCTGGACGATAGGCCTGAACTGGGTCCGTAATCTCGTGGCGCATCGGTACGTAAATGCAGGAAGCAGGATGACATACGAGGAGCAGGTCGAGGACTCTCTGACCATCGGAGAGTGTTCTCTCTTGACGCTGATCTTGTTTCCGGTTGGATTGCGTTATCACACCTTGCATCACGCTTTCCCGTTGATGCCTTATCATTCTATGGGTGAGGCCCATCGTCGTTTAATGGAAGGACTGCCGGAGGATTCGGTATACCGGAGCACAATCGTGCCTGGTTATTGCGCTGCGATCCGCGAACTCCTGCGAAGCGAAAAACTGGCGGGGGAGGCCGGTCACAATCCGATGCAGGTGTGGCGCCATCCGGAAACAGCGACATATGCGCAATAA
- a CDS encoding YifB family Mg chelatase-like AAA ATPase, whose translation MLAKVLSSAVLGVEAYLVDVEVDIAQGLPNFNTVGLPDAAVKESRDRVRAAIKNCGFDFPARRITVNLAPADIKKEGACFDLPIACAILAAMGLIKPDRLQSHLLLGELALDGGVRGVNGALPMAVSAARNRIAGMVLPAENAPEAAVVEGIQVFGVETLPQVVEFLNGAQEIPPTRIDLQEVFAQHASYGVDLADVKGQAHAKRALEVAAAGGHNILLIGPPGSGKTMLAKRLATILPDLVLEEAIEVTKIHSICGLVPSRAALVATRPFRAPHHTISDAGLIGGGTIPRPGEVSLAHHGVLFLDELPEFKRSVLEVLRQPLEDGTVTIARAATSVTYPARFMLAAAMNPCPCGYFTDPQRPCTCSPPQIQRYRSRISGPLLDRIDLHLDVPPLRYREITTDSQGEPSEQVRERVKEARALQQERFKRTRTFCNAQMGVKQLRRHCQIGPDGQTLLETAIERLGLSARAHDRILKVARTIADLEGHEMIRTDHLAEAIQYRTLDRRTGW comes from the coding sequence ATGCTGGCCAAGGTGTTATCCAGCGCGGTGCTGGGGGTCGAGGCCTACCTGGTCGACGTCGAGGTCGACATCGCCCAAGGTCTGCCCAACTTCAACACCGTCGGGCTGCCGGATGCGGCAGTCAAGGAGAGTCGCGACCGGGTGAGGGCAGCCATCAAGAACTGCGGCTTCGACTTTCCCGCCCGGCGGATCACGGTGAACCTGGCGCCGGCCGACATCAAGAAGGAGGGCGCCTGCTTCGACCTCCCCATCGCCTGCGCCATCCTGGCGGCCATGGGCCTGATCAAACCTGACCGGCTTCAGAGCCATCTGCTCCTCGGCGAGCTGGCGCTGGACGGCGGCGTCAGAGGGGTGAACGGTGCTCTGCCGATGGCGGTCTCGGCCGCGCGCAATCGAATTGCCGGGATGGTCCTGCCGGCAGAGAACGCCCCAGAGGCGGCCGTGGTGGAGGGGATTCAGGTCTTCGGGGTTGAGACGCTTCCGCAGGTGGTGGAGTTTCTGAACGGCGCCCAGGAGATTCCGCCCACGCGCATCGACCTCCAGGAGGTCTTCGCGCAACACGCTAGCTACGGCGTCGATCTGGCCGATGTGAAGGGACAGGCCCACGCGAAGCGGGCGCTTGAGGTGGCGGCGGCCGGCGGTCATAACATCCTCCTGATCGGACCGCCCGGCTCCGGCAAGACGATGCTCGCTAAGCGACTCGCCACGATCCTGCCTGACCTGGTTCTGGAGGAAGCGATCGAGGTGACGAAGATCCATTCCATTTGCGGCCTTGTGCCGTCCCGCGCGGCGCTGGTGGCGACGCGCCCATTCCGGGCACCGCATCACACGATCTCAGATGCCGGGCTGATTGGCGGCGGAACGATCCCACGGCCTGGCGAGGTGAGTCTGGCTCACCACGGGGTCCTCTTTCTGGATGAACTGCCAGAGTTCAAACGGTCGGTGCTGGAAGTATTACGCCAGCCGCTGGAGGACGGCACTGTGACCATCGCGCGCGCGGCGACCTCCGTCACCTATCCCGCTCGCTTTATGCTGGCCGCCGCCATGAACCCCTGCCCCTGTGGCTACTTCACCGACCCGCAGCGACCGTGTACCTGCTCCCCTCCTCAGATTCAGCGGTACCGGTCGCGGATCTCGGGCCCGCTGCTGGATCGGATCGACCTGCACCTCGATGTGCCACCACTGCGTTATCGGGAGATTACGACCGATTCCCAAGGGGAGCCCTCCGAGCAAGTGCGGGAGCGGGTGAAAGAGGCCAGGGCGCTTCAGCAGGAGCGGTTCAAGCGAACCCGGACCTTCTGTAACGCGCAGATGGGTGTAAAGCAGCTTCGCCGTCACTGTCAGATCGGGCCCGATGGGCAGACGCTCCTGGAGACCGCCATCGAGCGACTCGGCCTGTCCGCGCGGGCGCATGATCGGATCCTCAAGGTCGCCCGGACCATCGCCGATCTTGAGGGCCACGAGATGATCCGGACCGATCATCTGGCCGAGGCGATCCAGTACCGCACCCTCGACCGCCGCACCGGGTGGTAG
- a CDS encoding ribonuclease HII: protein MPPAEVETGLRTAGYHFIAGVDEAGRGSLAGPVVAAAVMLPPTCVIKGVDDSKALSAQQRERLDLAIKSEAVAVGFGVVQEEVIDALNILQATMLAMRRAIAALNPPPGFVLIDGDQSPRCSIPHRLIPSGDRLCFSISAASILAKVARDRIMQAYDLALPHYGFGRHKGYGTSEHLSAIARLGVSPIHRKTFKGVREYV, encoded by the coding sequence CTGCCGCCCGCAGAGGTAGAAACCGGTCTCCGTACCGCCGGCTATCACTTCATTGCGGGTGTTGATGAGGCCGGACGGGGGTCGCTGGCCGGACCGGTCGTGGCTGCCGCCGTGATGCTTCCGCCGACTTGCGTAATCAAGGGGGTGGATGACTCCAAGGCCCTCAGCGCACAGCAACGCGAGCGACTCGACTTGGCGATCAAGTCCGAAGCGGTAGCCGTCGGCTTCGGCGTGGTCCAGGAGGAGGTAATCGATGCCCTTAATATCCTCCAGGCGACAATGCTTGCCATGCGGCGTGCTATTGCGGCGCTGAACCCGCCCCCCGGTTTTGTCCTGATCGACGGCGACCAATCCCCCCGTTGCTCCATCCCACATCGATTGATCCCTTCCGGGGATCGTCTCTGCTTCTCCATCTCTGCGGCGTCCATCCTTGCGAAGGTGGCCCGGGACCGAATCATGCAGGCATACGACCTGGCCCTCCCGCACTACGGCTTCGGTCGACACAAAGGATACGGGACCTCGGAACATCTGTCGGCTATTGCGCGGCTGGGTGTGAGCCCTATTCATCGGAAGACCTTCAAAGGTGTCCGGGAGTACGTATAA
- the trmD gene encoding tRNA (guanosine(37)-N1)-methyltransferase TrmD, protein MRRYDILTLFPGFFQGPLSESILKRAQQRGIVQITVHDLRSYARDRHAIVDDRPYGGGAGMVLKPEPILEAVASLRQGPETHLVLLTPQGRPFKQAIAQELVEYRHLLLVCGRYEGFDERVRDLLSPDEISIGDYVLTGGELPALVLLDAVIRLLPGALGDEDSARYDSFVDALLDFPHYTRPQSVQELAVPDVLLSGDHERIRRWRRKEALRRTKARRPDLLQHASLSEEDLELLREIEEEQETG, encoded by the coding sequence CTGAGGCGGTATGATATCCTCACGCTCTTCCCTGGGTTTTTTCAGGGACCTCTTTCGGAAAGCATCCTCAAGCGAGCCCAGCAGCGCGGCATCGTGCAGATCACGGTCCACGATCTTCGGAGCTATGCTCGTGATCGGCATGCCATCGTGGACGATCGGCCGTATGGGGGCGGCGCTGGAATGGTGCTTAAGCCCGAGCCGATTCTTGAGGCAGTTGCGAGTCTCCGTCAAGGACCAGAGACGCATCTGGTCCTCTTGACCCCACAGGGTCGCCCGTTTAAGCAGGCGATTGCCCAGGAGCTTGTCGAATACCGGCACCTGCTGCTCGTATGCGGCCGGTACGAGGGGTTCGACGAGCGGGTGAGAGACCTTCTGTCGCCAGATGAGATTTCGATCGGGGATTACGTCCTGACGGGGGGGGAGTTGCCGGCGCTCGTGCTCCTGGATGCTGTGATCCGATTGCTTCCCGGTGCGCTGGGCGATGAAGACTCAGCCCGGTACGACTCATTTGTAGATGCGTTGTTGGACTTTCCTCACTATACGCGGCCACAGAGCGTGCAGGAGCTTGCGGTTCCGGACGTGCTGCTGTCCGGAGACCACGAGCGAATCAGGCGCTGGCGTCGAAAAGAGGCCCTCAGACGTACCAAGGCGCGGCGGCCGGATCTCCTGCAGCACGCTTCGCTGAGTGAAGAGGATCTTGAACTCCTGAGGGAGATCGAAGAAGAGCAGGAGACTGGTTAA
- the asnB gene encoding asparagine synthase (glutamine-hydrolyzing) → MCGIAGFLDARGALDAERLAATGAAMAATLRHRGPDDSGVWIDPAAGISLAHQRLAILDLSPAGRQPIVSSCGRLVLTYNGEIYNHAELRRELEARGRRFRGHCDSEVLAEACAEWGVEPALGRLNGMFAFAVWDRVARTLVLARDRVGIKPLYWARFGNLFMFGSELKALRAHAGWAPEIDRDSLAAFVRCSYVPTPYSIYCGVFKLPPGHLLMLPYADAPEIHPYWDAREVAAAAAANRLDVSEAEAVDGLESLLRDAVGRHMAADVPLGAFLSGGIDSSVVAALMQAQSSRPINTYTIGFAEPRYNEARHAREVAAHLGTAHTELYVAPEQALAIIPELPRWYDEPFADSSQIPTLLLSELTRRHVTVALSGDGGDELLGGYTSYYKAWALAQAGRYLPMPLRGATAGATTAAAEWILAGGAMLSGVLPVSLRHKLSLNRRSVLTHTFVGATESDLYRQVVCPLEDSAAVMSGARERPDLLQDATAEATLPDFMERIGFLDMMTRLPDGMLTKVDRASMAFGLEVRVPLLDHRVVEYVWRLAPALKYTDTGENKRLLRKVLYRYVPRALVDRPKRGFDVPVKAWLWGPLRAWAEELLDERRLAEDGFFDPTLVRARWHEHLAGMHNRGKLLWRVLMFQQWLRHQAAESAITSGCPGASGIDRSAPPEAPTAFRLHAEGGFRSIVG, encoded by the coding sequence CGATCCGGCGGCAGGAATCTCGTTGGCGCACCAGCGGCTCGCCATCCTCGACCTCTCGCCCGCGGGGCGGCAGCCGATAGTGTCCTCATGCGGGCGTCTTGTCCTCACCTATAACGGTGAGATCTACAATCACGCTGAGCTCCGGCGCGAGCTCGAGGCCCGCGGCCGGCGCTTTCGCGGCCACTGCGATAGCGAGGTCCTTGCCGAGGCGTGCGCAGAGTGGGGAGTCGAACCCGCGCTTGGGCGGCTTAACGGCATGTTCGCCTTTGCCGTGTGGGACCGAGTAGCGCGGACGCTTGTGCTGGCGCGTGATCGAGTCGGCATCAAGCCGCTCTACTGGGCACGATTTGGTAACCTGTTCATGTTCGGCTCTGAGCTCAAGGCGTTGCGCGCGCATGCCGGCTGGGCTCCTGAGATCGATCGAGACAGTCTTGCTGCCTTCGTTCGCTGCAGCTACGTACCGACGCCATACAGTATCTATTGCGGCGTCTTCAAGCTGCCGCCCGGTCACCTCCTCATGCTACCCTATGCTGACGCACCAGAGATCCATCCCTACTGGGATGCACGAGAGGTCGCTGCTGCGGCCGCCGCCAACCGTCTCGACGTCAGCGAGGCGGAGGCCGTCGACGGCCTCGAATCTCTGCTGCGCGATGCCGTCGGCCGTCACATGGCGGCCGACGTACCGCTGGGCGCCTTCCTCTCCGGCGGAATCGATTCGTCTGTGGTCGCGGCCCTGATGCAGGCGCAGAGCAGCCGTCCGATCAACACCTACACGATCGGTTTCGCGGAGCCGCGCTACAATGAGGCGCGCCACGCCCGTGAGGTGGCGGCGCATCTCGGCACCGCGCATACCGAACTGTACGTCGCGCCCGAACAGGCCTTAGCGATCATCCCCGAGCTGCCGCGCTGGTACGACGAGCCGTTCGCCGACAGTTCCCAGATCCCGACCCTGCTCCTCTCGGAGCTGACCCGGCGGCATGTCACCGTGGCGCTCTCAGGCGACGGTGGCGACGAACTGCTCGGAGGCTATACAAGCTACTACAAGGCATGGGCCCTTGCACAGGCTGGCCGGTATCTCCCCATGCCGCTGCGAGGCGCCACAGCGGGCGCCACAACGGCTGCCGCAGAGTGGATCCTGGCAGGGGGCGCGATGCTGTCCGGCGTTCTCCCGGTCTCCCTCCGCCATAAGCTTTCGCTCAATCGGAGGAGTGTGCTGACACACACCTTCGTGGGGGCAACTGAGAGCGACCTCTATCGTCAGGTAGTCTGCCCGCTTGAGGACTCGGCCGCTGTCATGTCCGGCGCCCGTGAACGGCCGGATCTCCTGCAGGATGCGACGGCAGAAGCCACCTTGCCAGACTTTATGGAACGCATCGGCTTCCTCGATATGATGACACGCCTGCCGGACGGTATGCTGACCAAGGTGGATCGAGCGAGCATGGCATTCGGCCTTGAGGTTCGCGTGCCGCTGCTAGACCATCGCGTCGTGGAATACGTCTGGCGCCTGGCGCCGGCACTCAAATATACGGACACCGGCGAGAATAAACGACTCTTGCGCAAGGTGCTTTACCGGTACGTTCCGCGGGCGCTGGTCGACCGCCCGAAAAGGGGCTTTGACGTGCCGGTCAAGGCGTGGCTTTGGGGTCCGTTACGGGCGTGGGCGGAAGAGCTGCTCGATGAACGGAGACTCGCCGAGGACGGCTTTTTCGACCCCACACTTGTCCGCGCACGCTGGCACGAACATCTTGCGGGAATGCATAACCGTGGGAAGTTGCTGTGGCGCGTCCTGATGTTCCAGCAGTGGCTGCGACATCAGGCGGCAGAGTCCGCAATCACGAGTGGCTGCCCAGGAGCATCCGGTATCGATCGTTCGGCGCCGCCTGAAGCGCCTACGGCTTTTCGGTTGCACGCTGAAGGTGGCTTCAGGAGCATCGTTGGCTAG
- the rplS gene encoding 50S ribosomal protein L19 — MDVIRSVDAPSLKAQIPDFSPGDTVKVQVKVLEGDKERFQAFEGVVIRKRGSGLGATFTVRKVTYGVGVERIFPIHSPMIEKIECTRRGRVRRAKLYYLRKLRGKAARISERKLT; from the coding sequence ATGGATGTCATCAGAAGCGTCGATGCGCCCTCGTTGAAGGCGCAGATTCCGGACTTCTCGCCCGGTGACACGGTCAAGGTGCAGGTGAAGGTCCTGGAAGGGGACAAGGAAAGATTTCAGGCTTTTGAAGGGGTAGTCATTCGTAAGCGCGGCAGCGGACTGGGCGCCACCTTCACGGTCCGCAAGGTTACGTACGGCGTCGGTGTTGAGCGCATCTTCCCCATCCATTCCCCCATGATCGAGAAGATCGAGTGCACAAGACGGGGTCGTGTCCGTCGAGCAAAGCTCTACTACCTGCGGAAGTTGAGGGGCAAGGCCGCACGGATCTCAGAGCGCAAGCTGACGTAA
- a CDS encoding DUF2141 domain-containing protein gives MADALLERYGGMTSSFVGLGLACLLLLSWSGEVHARAHAIERVCDSNSAAIEVRVHGVRNDRGNIMFILYGDNPDDFLAKGKTILKQRTPAKRGTVAFCVIVPKAGMYAAAVYHDENANGKFDRNWIGLPGEGGGFSNNPTQFLVIPSHSQVAFHVSNSQTRLEIQLIYPTASEH, from the coding sequence ATGGCTGACGCGCTGCTGGAGCGCTACGGCGGTATGACTTCTTCCTTCGTCGGCCTCGGGCTCGCGTGCCTGTTATTGCTGTCGTGGAGCGGAGAGGTACATGCCAGGGCTCACGCAATCGAGCGGGTATGTGACAGCAACTCCGCCGCCATCGAGGTCCGAGTGCATGGGGTCAGAAACGATCGCGGGAATATCATGTTCATCCTGTATGGCGACAACCCGGACGATTTTCTCGCGAAAGGCAAGACAATCTTAAAACAACGGACTCCGGCGAAGCGGGGGACCGTCGCGTTCTGTGTGATTGTACCAAAAGCAGGCATGTACGCCGCGGCCGTGTATCACGATGAAAACGCTAATGGGAAATTCGACAGGAACTGGATAGGGTTGCCCGGCGAAGGCGGCGGTTTCTCGAATAATCCTACCCAATTTTTAGTCATACCTAGTCACTCACAAGTGGCTTTTCATGTTTCGAACAGTCAGACCCGCCTGGAAATCCAACTGATCTATCCGACAGCGTCAGAACACTGA
- a CDS encoding YraN family protein: MTTGRSALGAEGERAAKAYLQAKGFRILHENYSTPLGEIDLVAQDGGVVVFVEVKTRTSGEFGPPQASVTRHKQRQIVKVAELFLQRHRLSGAACRFDVVAVTFAGSQAGRPEILLIRDAFSSEGTTLF, from the coding sequence ATGACAACCGGACGGTCGGCTCTGGGAGCGGAAGGGGAGCGCGCCGCGAAGGCGTATCTGCAGGCCAAAGGATTCCGGATTCTCCACGAGAACTACTCGACCCCGCTGGGCGAGATCGATCTGGTCGCTCAGGACGGCGGCGTGGTAGTGTTTGTGGAGGTGAAAACTCGCACGTCAGGCGAGTTCGGTCCGCCGCAGGCCTCGGTCACGCGTCACAAACAGCGTCAGATCGTCAAGGTCGCGGAGCTATTTTTGCAGCGCCACCGGCTCTCTGGGGCAGCCTGCCGCTTCGATGTTGTCGCCGTCACGTTTGCAGGCAGCCAGGCAGGGCGGCCCGAGATCCTCCTGATCCGGGACGCTTTCAGCAGCGAGGGGACTACGCTCTTTTAG
- a CDS encoding Stealth CR1 domain-containing protein encodes MLNDIDLVYLWVDSTDPVWQAKKIEALQAIGGHTPTPFAARFRNHDELKYSLRSVAKHAPFIRNIYLITNQQRPTWLNSEAGGLCVVDHQDIFPDSSCLPCFSSNAIETVMHRIRGLSEFFLYANDDMFFLNDVSTEDFLLGNAKMRVGFKTNLVHIPRDPEHDPFSEQMVNSCHLMEVELGKFYRPRIHLKHWIRLQPFRKNFYRWNYPNHQIQIHSKSIAYEIHDRFPREVSIAMHERFRSRQSVDVAALLLYYAIYRSAAMPIFDKNWLMMSKSNPGRLLRKSRALINTPPSQRPKFLCLNDCEYNEHFDWGSYITHMMESLFPNPSRFEKTSAENRDLHTLEAIVRGKPL; translated from the coding sequence ATGCTAAACGACATCGATCTGGTGTATTTATGGGTGGACTCAACAGATCCGGTATGGCAAGCCAAAAAAATTGAAGCGCTTCAAGCAATCGGTGGGCATACTCCGACCCCTTTTGCTGCGAGATTTAGGAATCATGATGAGCTCAAATACAGCTTGCGAAGCGTAGCCAAGCACGCACCCTTCATCCGAAATATATACCTTATTACAAATCAGCAGCGACCGACCTGGCTGAATTCAGAGGCTGGGGGTCTATGTGTTGTTGATCATCAAGATATTTTCCCGGATAGTAGCTGCTTACCATGCTTTTCTTCCAATGCCATTGAGACCGTCATGCATAGAATTCGCGGACTGTCCGAGTTTTTTTTGTATGCAAACGACGACATGTTCTTTCTCAATGATGTCTCAACTGAAGATTTCCTTCTTGGAAATGCGAAGATGCGTGTGGGTTTTAAAACAAACCTTGTCCATATTCCTCGCGATCCAGAACACGATCCATTTTCTGAGCAAATGGTGAATAGTTGTCACCTTATGGAAGTAGAGTTAGGGAAATTCTATAGGCCTCGCATACATCTAAAGCACTGGATACGGCTGCAGCCTTTTCGGAAGAATTTTTATCGCTGGAATTATCCCAATCATCAAATTCAGATACACTCGAAATCGATTGCCTATGAGATACACGACAGGTTTCCTCGAGAGGTTTCTATTGCAATGCATGAGAGGTTTCGATCGCGACAAAGCGTTGACGTCGCCGCCTTGCTGCTTTATTACGCGATCTACAGGAGCGCGGCCATGCCTATTTTCGACAAAAATTGGTTGATGATGTCTAAATCAAACCCAGGCCGCTTACTCCGGAAATCAAGAGCTCTCATTAACACACCACCATCCCAGCGTCCCAAGTTTTTGTGTTTAAATGACTGCGAATACAATGAGCACTTCGACTGGGGATCCTACATCACGCATATGATGGAAAGCCTTTTCCCCAACCCTAGCCGTTTTGAGAAAACGTCCGCTGAGAATCGAGATCTTCATACTCTAGAAGCGATCGTCCGCGGTAAACCTCTGTGA
- the rimM gene encoding 16S rRNA processing protein RimM, translating to MALPHLVLGKTVKAWGLNGELKVQPYADSIAIAAGSATVYLRRAGGDLVEYGVERIRQAGPAWIVQLQGVQTVEQAERLVDCELLISRSAAPTLPEGTYYHVDLMGLRVVTEEGRELGRIVEILETGANDVYVVHGEDSEWLLPATREVVRRVDLAGGIMLVHLLEGMIEAEAV from the coding sequence ATGGCACTGCCGCACCTCGTGCTGGGTAAGACCGTCAAGGCCTGGGGGCTCAATGGGGAATTAAAAGTGCAGCCCTACGCCGACTCGATCGCGATTGCGGCAGGATCGGCAACTGTGTACCTCAGGAGGGCCGGGGGCGACCTTGTGGAGTACGGCGTGGAGCGGATTCGGCAGGCGGGTCCAGCCTGGATCGTGCAACTGCAAGGCGTACAGACCGTTGAGCAGGCGGAACGTCTCGTTGATTGCGAGTTGCTTATTTCCAGATCGGCTGCCCCAACGCTTCCGGAGGGGACCTATTACCATGTCGATCTCATGGGCCTTCGGGTTGTGACCGAAGAGGGACGAGAGCTCGGACGGATCGTCGAAATCCTGGAAACGGGTGCCAACGATGTGTACGTGGTGCATGGTGAAGATTCGGAATGGCTGCTGCCCGCGACCAGGGAGGTTGTGAGAAGGGTCGATCTTGCAGGGGGGATTATGCTGGTCCATCTTCTGGAAGGGATGATCGAAGCTGAGGCGGTATGA